In one window of Ptiloglossa arizonensis isolate GNS036 chromosome 5, iyPtiAriz1_principal, whole genome shotgun sequence DNA:
- the LOC143146740 gene encoding tRNA (uracil-5-)-methyltransferase homolog A → MTTNETADIEKNPYAYLDRDDFTSEKYKIEVRGLPKYYGIGEFKKLLNEKLELQSCKVKPPKRGSGWLYVSFRSEGSRQKAIETLNGILWKNCKLSAQIAKPAPDPFVKRRLQEEATNKRLKTDENDQSMSIADKVKSTTIPLWNTPYQGQLELKQKEMRSILANICKKILKEGKDDLLDWLNYQKDKYEGLPCELLPLLSTERITEYRNKCEFTVGKSNDGDKVVVGFRLSSYAAGSTAVGPIDDLCHIPVKMRIVAKVLEEFIQLSGLKPFQPVDHSGYWRQVTVRTTLSNDIMVIVGMHPQDLSSEKLEELRTQLRDFFETGNGVVAHVTSLYFQIMNKKSVDGENRDNFYHISGAKYIEETLLGMKFRVSPQAFFQVNTLGAEVLYKAAIDLAKPTADTALLDICCGTGTIGLAFSKHCGEVFGLEVVEDAIKDARENVVANNVTNCEFFVGKAEDILSPVIQRTTKPEIIAVVDPPRAGLHQRALLTLRKAKKLSRLVYISCNPRAAARNLVDLARATSKQYVGEPLVPVKAVAVDMFPHTKHCELVLCLERLSVATKARNST, encoded by the exons atgACCACAAACGAAACCGCGGATATCGAAAAAAATCCGTACGCGTATCTGGATAGAGATGATTTCACGTcagaaaagtataaaattgaagTACGCGGTTTGCCAAAATACTATGGAATAGGTGAATTCAAGAAGCTTCTGAACGAGAAGCTCGAATTGCAGTCATGCAAAGTAAAGCCACCAAAACGTGGAAGTGGATGGCTTTACGTGTCATTTAGAAGCGAAGGAAGTCGTCAGAAAGCTATAGAAACATTAAATGGAATTTTGTGGAAAAACTGTAAGCTCAGCGCTCAG ATTGCAAAACCTGCACCAGATCCGTTTGTAAAACGAAGACTACAGGAGGAAGCTACAAATAAGCGTTTAAAAACGGACGAAAACGATCAAAGCATGTCTATAGCGGATAAAGTTAAGTCCACTACAATACCTCTGTGGAATACCCCTTATCAGGGTCAG TTGGAgctgaaacaaaaagaaatgagATCTATTCTTgcaaatatttgcaaaaaaatacTAAAGGAGGGTAAAGACGACCTCCTAGATTGGTTGAACTATCAGAAGGATAAATACGAAGGACTACCTTGCGAATTGCTCCCTCTTCTTAGTACGGAGAGAATTACAGAATACAGGAATAAATGTGAATTTACAGTTG GTAAAAGTAACGATGGAGACAAGGTCGTAGTAGGATTTAGGTTATCCAGTTACGCAGCTGGTTCCACAGCAGTGGGACCAATAGACGATCTGTGTCACATTCCTGTTAAAATGAGAATCGTGGCTAAA gTACTCGAAGAATTCATACAACTCTCTGGACTGAAACCTTTTCAACCAGTCGATCATAGTGGGTACTGGAGGCAAGTTACCGTTAGAACTACTCTTTCCAACGATATAATGGTAATAGTGGGAATGCATCCTCAGGATTTGAGCTCGGAAAAGTTGGAGGAATTAAGAACGCAGCTGAGAGATTTTTTCGAGACAGGAAATGGTGTGGTAGCTCACGTAACgtctttatattttcaaataatgaataaaaa aaGCGTCGACGGGGAAAATCGAGACAACTTTTATCACATTAGCGGAGCAAAGTATATAGAAGAGACATTGTTAGGCATGAAATTTCGAGTATCTCCGCAAGCGTTCTTTCAGGTGAACACATTAGGCGCGGAGGTATTGTACAAAGCAGCAATTGATTTGGCAAAACCTACCGCGGATACTGCGTTGCTCGATATTTGCTGCGGTACAGGGACGATCGGTCTTGCATTTTCAAAG CACTGTGGCGAGGTTTTCGGATTAGAGGTGGTGGAAGATGCTATTAAGGACGCTCGCGAAAACGTTGTCGCAAATAATGTGACGAACTGTGAATTTTTCGTTGGCAAAGCGGAGGACATCTTATCACCGGTGATTCAGCGAACCACGAAGCCTGAGATTATAGCTGTTGTAGATCCTCCGCGGGCCGGACTTC ATCAACGAGCGTTGTTGACTCTGCGCAAGGCGAAAAAATTATCGAGACTGGTGTACATATCTTGCAATCCCCGAGCAGCCGCGAGGAACCTGGTGGACCTAGCCAGAGCTACTTCGAAGCAGTACGTTGGCGAACCTTTGGTGCCGGTGAAAGCCGTCGCCGTGGATATGTTTCCGCACACCAAACACTGCGAATTGGTGTTGTGCCTGGAAAGGCTATCCGTAGCAACAAAAGCACGCAACTCCACGTAG
- the Pnkp gene encoding polynucleotide kinase 3'-phosphatase codes for MIQRAKSCYLKSNDKALLTVYLPHQKPVIVGRCPETNITDTQCSRQQVRLCADYQDYKVFIQQLGKRPCGFNGFKTRKDIKFIGKDEDCLEILYGKYVYQIEFNPPSPKTLLPEKRAREIEISNEVEEGSCKVAKLEMDDINRTSCTKETQKEEMEQEKKHTNSSGTILKYMKKDNKNSDQSNDKSNTRDPDDEQNVWDSKENGALLIYTMNGVIGSAKIAAYDMDGTLITTRSGLVFPRDYDDWQLIFPDVVGKLKKLHSSGYKIVVFTNQAGIGSGKLSIKYFKNKIKSITRKIGVPMQIFIATGSNIYRKPAIGMWQKLEENNDSIIIDKDNSFYVGDAAGRPKNWAPGKRKDHSLADRLLALNLGLQFHTPEEHFLGHKEAPYALPEFNPKNIPIVEVFKGSNITSNTQEIVLMVGCPASGKSHFVKNYLNKYGYVNRDTLGSWQRCISAMEKHLIEKNSVVVDNTNPDSASRQKYIEMAKKHGVPVRCFIMSISVDHAKHNNKFRELTDPSHAKISEVIINSYVKNYQPPSLDEGFTEIVQIDFSPKFQKEEDRQLYEMYLLGS; via the exons ATGATTCAACGAGCCAAAAGTTGTTACTTGAAAAGCAACGATAAGGCATTATTGACAGTGTATTTGCCACACCAAAAACCAGTCATTGTGGGTCGTTGTCCGGAAACAAACATTACAGATACACAGTGTTCTAGACAACAAG TAAGATTATGTGCAGATTATCAGGATTACAAAGTCTTCATTCAGCAGCTTGGCAAAAGACCATGTGGATTTAATGGTTTTAAAACGCGTAAAGATATTAAATTTATAGGCAAAGACGAGGATTGCTTAGAAATTTTGTATGGAAAATATGTGTATCAAATTGAATTTAATCCTCCTTCTCCTAAAACTCTTTTGCCAGAGAAAAGAGCTAGAGAAATAGAGATAAGTAACGAAGTTGAAGAAGGTTCTTGCAAAGTGGCAAAACTTGAAATGGACGATATAAATCGCACTAGTTGTaccaaagaaacacagaaagaagAAATGGAACAAGAGAAAAAGCATACAAACAGTAGCGGtactattttaaaatacatgAAGAAGGATAATAAGAATTCGGATCAGTCAAACGATAAAAGTAATACGCGAGATCCGGACGACGAACAGAATGTATGGGATAGTAAAGAAAACGGAGCATTGTTAATATACACGATGAACGGTGTAATAGGTTCCGCAAAG ATAGCAGCGTATGATATGGATGGAACTTTAATAACAACACGTTCTGGCTTAGTATTCCCAAGAGATTACGATGACTGGCAACTCATATTTCCCGATGTAGTGggtaaattaaagaaacttcATAGTAGCGGTTATAAAATAGTGGTTTTCACTAATCAAGCAGGAATTGGATCTGGAAAGCTAAgcattaaatatttcaagaacaAAATTAAAAGTATAACACGAAAAATCGGTGTTCCGATGCAG ATTTTTATTGCTACTGGAAGTAACATCTACAGAAAACCAGCAATCGGTATGTGGCAGAAACTGGAAGAA AACAATGACTCTATAATCATCGATAAAGATAATTCCTTTTACGTCGGAGATGCAGCTGGACGACCAAAAAATTGGGCCCCAGGGAAAAGAAAAGATCATTCGTTAGCAGATAGATTACTAGCACTAAATTTGGGTTTACAGTTTCATACCCCAGAAGAACATTTCCTTGGGCACAAAGAGGCACCTTACGCATTGCCCGAATTTAATCCGAAAAATATACCGATTGTTGAGGTATTCAAAGGATCCAAtataacttcaaatacccaagAG ATCGTTCTAATGGTTGGATGTCCTGCATCGGGCAAGTCAcattttgtgaaaaattacttgaACAAGTATGGATATGTTAACAGAGACACTCTTGGAAGCTGGCAAAGGTGCATTAGTGCAATGGAGAAACATTTAATTGAAAAGAATAGCGTGGTCGTGGATAATACTAATCCAGATTCCGCGTCAAGACAAAAGTATATCGAAATGGCAAAAAAACACGGAGTTCCTGTAAGGTGTTTCATTATGTCGATAAGCGTCGATCATGCGAAACACAATAACAAG ttcCGAGAATTAACAGATCCTAGTCATGCTAAAATTAGTGAAGTGATTATTAACTCTTATGT gaAAAATTATCAGCCACCGAGTTTAGACGAAGGTTTCACTGAAATTGTCCAAATCGACTTCTCTCCAAAATTCCAGAAAGAAGAGGATCGACAACTTTACGAAATGTATTTACTCGGAAGTTGA
- the LOC143146738 gene encoding putative RNA-binding protein 19, with product MSRLIVKNLPKNISDAKLKDVFSQKGLVTDVQLKYTKDGKFRRFAFIGFKTEEQATAAKEYFDKTCLDTCKISIEQCASLGDSSKPRSWSKYASDSSKHIASDKDSTDATGNGSLDKETKDKKKKDKIKKSKEQNLLNNEIKEALEKHKDDPLFVEFLESHQANKSIWNNDTILETIQSKKHSDGEDNDDDDDDDDDDDDNKTDDKKKNDGTEEEEEEEEGGKQKVAEKVISDLEYMEALKTKDQSTKRNKDSNDKKTSERGPIKFFTVKLRGLGYNHKKKDIKLFFRPLKAKSIRVPPKIKGIAYVGFKTEQHLKKALLKDKSFLDGRQIFVTKYEAKEEKSNEEQNENNSNVRWKKQEEALKDEESIAESGRMFIRNLSYTATEDDIRKLFEKYGPLTELNLPVDRVTRKPKGFGTVTFLMPEHAVKAYSELDGTIVDGRMLHLLPGKAKFDPMEQLDEKGLTYKQKKELKTKATAGSAHNWNTLFLGQDAVANAIAATYNTTKEKVLEDGSKGLSAAVKLALGETQLVQDTKNFLEENGVRLDAFNQPPDKRSKTVILVKNLPAATPVKEIRQLFGQHGELGRLVMPPSGITALVEFLEPSEARKAFTKLAYTKYKHLPLYLEWAPDNSFATPPAERKEPKEARADSREEKKENEETTEQSEERSGTVNDALKTNKEENEDKEEEEDEDEPEPDTTLFVKNINFSTTDEQLKAYFGKCGRLHYATIATKKDPKNPGGKLSMGYGFVRYKIKADADRALKVLQMTVLEGKTLELKRSERTLTTDLKTAKKTSKATAQTSTKILIRNVPFQANAQEITELFKAFGELKAVRLPRKFVGVEKHRGFAFVEFYTKSEAKKAFKALCQSTHLYGRRLVLEWAQSEEGVEEIRKRTAKHFHQDEPAQKSKKATISPEDVGLEAE from the exons ATGTCGCGACTGATAGTAAAGAATTTgccaaaaaat ATTTCAGATGCTAAATTAAAGGACGTATTTAGCCAAAAAGGTTTGGTGACTGATGTGCAATTGAAATATACGAAAGATGGAAAATTTCGTCGGTTTGCTTTCATTGGGTTTAAAACGGAAGAACAGGCCACAGCTGCAAAAGAgtatttcgataaaacttgtctAGATACTTGTAAAATATCCATTGAGCAGTGTGCAAGTCTAG GGGATTCTTCTAAACCCAGGTCGTGGAGCAAATACGCATCCGATAGTTCAAAACACATAGCGAGCGATAAGGATTctacggatgcaacaggaaatggaTCATTggataaagaaacgaaagataagaaaaagaaagataagATTAAGAAAAGTAAGGAACAAAATCTTCTAAACAATGAAATTAAAGAAGCATTGGAAAAG CATAAAGACGATCCTTTATTTGTGGAATTTCTGGAAAGTCACCAAGCGAACAAATCTATATGGAATAACGACACAATCTTAGAAACTATTCAAAGTAAGAAGCATAGCGACGGTGAagataacgacgacgacgacgacgacgacgacgacgatgatgataataaaACTGACGATAAGAAGAAAAACGATGGcaccgaagaagaagaagaagaagaagaaggtggaaAACAAAAAGTTGCGGAGAAAGTTATATCCGATTTAGAG TACATGGAAGCACTGAAAACGAAAGATCAGAGTACAAAGAGGAACAAGGATTCAAACGACAAGAAAACGTCGGAACGAGGTCCCATAAAATTTTTTACCGTGAAACTTCGTGGACTGGGATACAATCATAAGAAAAAAGACATCAAACTATTTTTCCGTCCACTGAAAGCAAAATCGATACGAGTACCGCCAAAGATCAAAGGGATAGCTTACGTTGGTTTTAAAACCGAACAACACTTGAAGAAAGCATTATTGAAAGACAAAAGTTTTTTAG ATGGGAGACAAATATTCGTAACGAAAtacgaagcgaaggaagaaaaatctaacgaagaacaaaatgaaaacaattctAACGTTAGATGGAAGAAGCAAGAAGAAGCGCTGAAAGACGAAGAAAGTATAGCAGAGTCTGGAAGAATGTTTATTCGAAATCTGTCTTATACTGCAACGGAAGACGATATTCGAAAACTATTCGAAAAGTACG GTCCTTTAACCGAATTGAATCTCCCGGTGGACAGAGTAACCAGGAAACCGAAAGGATTCGGTACGGTGACGTTCTTAATGCCCGAGCACGCGGTCAAAGCGTACAGCGAATTAGACGGTACGATCGTAGACGGAAGAATGCTGCACCTTCTTCCTGGGAAAGCAAAGTTTGATCCTATGGAACAACTCGATGAAAAAGGATTGACTTACAAGCagaaaaaagaattgaaaaccAAAGCTACCGCGGGATCGGCGCACAACTGGAACACCCTCTTCCTTGGCCAAGACGCTGTAGCGAACGCTATAGCGGCTACCTACAATACAACTAAGGAGAAGGTACTCGAAGATGGGTCGAAGGGTCTGAGCGCTGCGGTAAAGCTGGCACTGGGAGAGACTCAATTGGTTCAAGATACCAAGAACTTTTTAGAAGAAAACGGCGTTCGTTTGGACGCGTTTAATCAACCACCGgataaacgatcgaaaacggTAATACTGGTGAAAAATTTGCCAGCCGCCACACCGGTGAAAGAAATTCGACAATTGTTCGGGCAACACGGCGAACTGGGAAGACTCGTGATGCCACCTTCGGGCATTACAGCGCTGGTGGAATTTTTAGAGCCCTCGGAGGCGCGCAAGGCATTCACAAAATTAGCATATACCAAATATAAACACTTGCCGCTCTATCTGGAATGGGCACCCGACAATAGTTTCGCGACTCCCCCGGCCGAGAGAAAGGAACCAAAGGAGGCTCGAGCCGActcgagagaggaaaaaaaggaaaacgaagaaaccacgGAACAATCGGAAGAACGCTCGGGGACTGTGAACGATGCGCtgaaaacaaacaaagaagaaaacgaagacaaagaagaagaagaggacgaAGACGAACCTGAACCCGACACGACTCTTTTCGTGAAGAATATCAACTTTTCTACCACAGACGAGCAATTGAAAGCA TATTTCGGCAAATGCGGTCGTCTTCATTATGCCACGATCGCGACGAAGAAAGATCCGAAGAATCCTGGGGGTAAATTGTCCATGGGTTACGGATTCGTACGTTACAAAATAAAAGCCGATGCGGATCGTGCGTTGAAAGTGTTGCAAATGACGGTGCTGGAGGGGAAGACTTTGGAGCTGAAACGTTCCGAACGGACATTGAC GACCGATCTAAAGACTGCGAAGAAAACGTCCAAAGCCACCGCGCAAACAAGCACGAAGATCCTTATACGAAACGTACCGTTCCAGGCAAATGCCCAGGAAATCACCGAACTGTTCAA AGCGTTCGGAGAACTGAAAGCTGTACGATTGCCGCGAAAATTTGTCGGCGTTGAAAAACACAGAGGATTCGCCTTCGTGGAGTTCTACACGAAAAGCGAGGCCAAG AAAGCGTTCAAAGCCCTGTGTCAAAGTACCCACTTGTACGGTCGAAGGTTGGTGCTGGAATGGGCTCAGTCCGAAGAAGGTGTGGAAGAAATTAGGAAAAGAACTGCCAAACATTTTCACCAAG ACGAACCGGCACAGAAGAGCAAGAAGGCTACGATCAGTCCCGAGGACGTTGGCTTGGAAGCAGAATGA